One window from the genome of Amycolatopsis sp. NBC_01480 encodes:
- a CDS encoding HD domain-containing protein: MTSTSATRIAGVRIPDSKLATDAADFVRDTVSPLLYDHSVRVFLFGALQGERRELVFDAELLYVAALFHDIGLVDGHRTDRRFELDGADEARRFLLAHDADSAADKAAERARIAWTAIALHTTPEIPAHMEPEVALVTAGVEYDVLGIGYADLSAEARAAVVAAHPRPDFKRRILAAFTDGIRDRPQTTFGNVKADVLARFVPGFARQDFVETIENSEWEE; this comes from the coding sequence ATGACCTCCACTTCGGCCACCCGGATCGCGGGTGTGCGAATCCCCGACAGCAAGCTCGCCACGGACGCCGCCGACTTCGTCCGCGACACCGTGAGCCCGTTGCTGTACGACCATTCCGTGCGGGTGTTCCTCTTCGGCGCGCTGCAGGGCGAGCGCCGGGAGCTGGTTTTCGACGCGGAACTCCTTTACGTCGCGGCGCTGTTCCACGACATCGGCCTCGTCGACGGCCACCGCACCGACCGCCGCTTCGAGCTGGACGGCGCCGATGAGGCCCGCCGGTTCCTGCTGGCCCACGACGCCGACAGTGCTGCCGACAAGGCCGCCGAGCGCGCGCGGATCGCGTGGACGGCCATCGCCCTGCACACCACGCCCGAGATCCCGGCCCACATGGAGCCGGAGGTCGCGCTGGTGACCGCGGGCGTGGAGTACGACGTGCTCGGCATCGGCTACGCGGACCTGAGCGCCGAGGCCCGCGCCGCGGTGGTCGCGGCCCATCCCCGGCCCGACTTCAAGCGGCGGATCCTGGCGGCGTTCACCGACGGCATCCGGGACCGTCCACAAACGACGTTCGGCAACGTCAAGGCCGACGTGCTCGCGCGGTTTGTGCCAGGCTTCGCCCGGCAGGACTTCGTCGAGACCATCGAGAACTCCGAGTGGGAGGAATGA
- a CDS encoding class I SAM-dependent methyltransferase, protein MPEPAAVPEQVPAAVAAAVPEEDRHEHAEQQLGTTGVAYRAVGGAEAAAANLAWWDADADDYQAAHGDFLGDADFVWCPEGVREAEAHLLGDVRGKRVLEVGCGQAACSRWLASAGAAAVATDLSAGMLRHAREGNERTGVAVPLVQANAEVLPFASGSFDAACSAFGALPFVPSVETVFAEVRRVLRPGSPWVFSVTHPMRWIFPDDPGPQGLTVTQPYFDRTPYLEVDEAGEATYVEYHRTLGDYVRALAATGFTLEDLLEPEWPAGHTRTWGQWSPLRGKLFPGTAIFRTRLA, encoded by the coding sequence ATGCCCGAGCCCGCAGCGGTGCCCGAACAGGTGCCGGCGGCGGTGGCCGCGGCGGTGCCCGAGGAGGACCGCCACGAGCACGCCGAGCAGCAGCTCGGCACCACCGGCGTCGCCTACCGGGCGGTCGGCGGCGCCGAGGCCGCGGCCGCGAACCTCGCCTGGTGGGACGCCGACGCCGACGACTACCAGGCCGCCCACGGCGACTTCCTCGGCGACGCCGACTTCGTCTGGTGCCCCGAGGGCGTGCGCGAGGCCGAGGCGCACCTGCTCGGCGACGTCCGCGGCAAGCGGGTGCTCGAGGTCGGCTGCGGCCAGGCCGCCTGCTCGCGCTGGCTCGCCTCGGCAGGCGCGGCCGCCGTCGCCACCGACCTGTCCGCGGGGATGCTGCGCCACGCCCGCGAGGGCAACGAGCGCACCGGCGTCGCGGTCCCGCTCGTGCAGGCCAACGCCGAGGTGCTGCCGTTCGCCTCCGGCAGCTTCGACGCGGCCTGCTCGGCGTTCGGCGCGCTGCCCTTCGTCCCCTCGGTCGAGACGGTCTTCGCGGAGGTCCGGCGGGTGCTGCGGCCGGGCTCGCCGTGGGTCTTCTCGGTGACTCACCCGATGCGGTGGATCTTCCCGGACGACCCGGGCCCGCAGGGGCTGACCGTCACGCAGCCCTACTTCGACCGCACGCCGTACCTCGAAGTGGACGAAGCCGGCGAAGCCACGTACGTCGAATACCACCGGACCCTCGGCGATTACGTGCGCGCGCTGGCCGCGACCGGGTTCACGCTGGAGGACCTGCTGGAGCCGGAGTGGCCGGCGGGCCACACCCGCACCTGGGGCCAGTGGAGCCCGTTGCGCGGCAAGCTCTTCCCGGGCACGGCAATCTTCCGGACCCGCCTCGCCTGA
- a CDS encoding GlxA family transcriptional regulator, giving the protein MRSGRVVVVVYDSVRLLDVTGPLEVFGMANEHGAEYELLTASPGGADVRTTTGTRLGVDVALEEVTVEDGTLVVPGGPHWQATVADEPLLAQVHRLAGQARRTASVCAGAFALAAAGLLDGRRAATHWEFADQLARSYPAVEVDSDAIFVRDGPVLSSAGVTAGIDLSLALVEEDLGAEAARLVAKHLVVFLQRPGGQSQFSVRLTAGPSGHELLRRLMDRVTADPAGDHSLASLAHGAGVSVRHLTRLFREQAGTSVARFVESTRLEAARQLLERGTDPLDVVARRTGFGSSETLRRVFTRELGVPPSAYRARFRTAARPRP; this is encoded by the coding sequence ATGCGCTCCGGACGCGTGGTGGTCGTCGTCTACGACTCGGTGCGGCTGCTGGACGTCACCGGCCCGCTCGAGGTCTTCGGCATGGCCAACGAGCACGGCGCGGAGTACGAGCTGCTGACCGCGTCCCCGGGCGGCGCCGACGTCCGCACGACCACCGGCACCCGGCTCGGCGTGGACGTCGCGCTGGAGGAGGTGACCGTCGAAGACGGCACCCTGGTCGTGCCCGGCGGCCCGCACTGGCAGGCGACGGTGGCCGACGAGCCGTTGCTGGCGCAGGTCCACCGCCTGGCCGGGCAGGCGCGGCGCACGGCGTCGGTCTGCGCAGGCGCCTTCGCACTGGCCGCAGCGGGCCTGCTGGACGGGCGGCGCGCGGCGACGCACTGGGAGTTCGCGGACCAGCTCGCCCGCAGTTACCCGGCCGTCGAGGTGGACAGCGACGCGATCTTCGTGCGCGACGGCCCGGTGCTCAGCTCCGCCGGCGTCACGGCGGGCATCGACCTCTCGCTCGCGCTGGTGGAGGAGGACCTGGGCGCCGAGGCGGCGCGGCTGGTGGCCAAGCACCTGGTGGTGTTCCTGCAACGGCCGGGCGGCCAGTCGCAGTTCAGCGTGCGCCTCACCGCCGGGCCTTCGGGCCACGAGCTGCTGCGGCGGCTGATGGACCGCGTCACGGCCGACCCGGCGGGGGACCACAGCCTGGCCTCGCTGGCCCATGGAGCGGGAGTCAGCGTCCGGCATCTGACGCGGCTGTTCCGTGAGCAGGCGGGCACCTCGGTCGCGAGGTTCGTGGAGAGCACGCGCCTGGAGGCGGCGCGCCAGCTGCTCGAGCGCGGGACGGATCCGCTCGACGTGGTGGCGCGACGCACCGGCTTCGGCTCTTCGGAGACCCTGCGGCGGGTGTTCACGCGGGAGTTGGGCGTGCCGCCGAGCGCGTACCGGGCGCGTTTCCGCACCGCCGCGCGTCCTCGGCCGTGA
- the rpsA gene encoding 30S ribosomal protein S1 — MTTDIATAPTAPSGAPQVAINDIGSEEDFLAAIDKTIKYFNDGDIVEGTIVKVDRDEVLLDIGYKTEGVIPSRELSIKHDVDPAEVVTVGDEVEALVLQKEDKEGRLILSKKRAQYERAWGTIEELKEKDEPVKGTVIEVVKGGLILDIGLRGFLPASLVEMRRVRDLQPYVGRELEAKIIELDKNRNNVVLSRRAYLEQTQSEVRSEFLNALAKGQVRKGVVSSIVNFGAFVDLGGVDGLVHVSELSWKHIDHPSEVVEVGQEVTVEVLDVDMDRERVSLSLKATQEDPWRQFARTHAIGQIVPGKVTKLVPFGAFVRVEEGIEGLVHISELAERHVEIPEQVVQVNGDVMVKVIDIDLERRRISLSLKQANEGVTAETEFDPTQYGMAAEYDAEGNYIYPEGFDPDTQEWQDGFDKQREEWERQYAEAHTRYEAHMKQVVKAAEADAEAAADAATGVTSSTSSSDGGEQSYTSAPAEAKSGGTLASDEQLAALREKLSGGA; from the coding sequence ATGACCACCGACATCGCCACCGCCCCGACCGCGCCGTCCGGCGCCCCCCAGGTCGCCATCAACGACATCGGGTCGGAGGAAGACTTCCTCGCTGCGATCGACAAGACGATCAAGTACTTCAACGATGGGGACATCGTCGAAGGCACCATCGTCAAGGTCGACCGCGACGAGGTCCTGCTCGACATCGGCTACAAGACCGAGGGTGTCATCCCCTCGCGTGAGCTCTCCATCAAGCACGATGTCGACCCGGCTGAGGTTGTCACCGTCGGCGATGAGGTCGAAGCCCTGGTTCTCCAGAAGGAGGACAAGGAAGGCCGCCTGATCCTGTCCAAGAAGCGCGCGCAGTACGAGCGCGCCTGGGGCACGATCGAGGAGCTCAAGGAGAAGGACGAGCCCGTCAAGGGCACCGTCATCGAGGTCGTCAAGGGCGGCCTCATCCTGGACATCGGCCTGCGCGGCTTCCTGCCCGCGTCGCTGGTCGAGATGCGCCGGGTGCGCGACCTGCAGCCGTACGTCGGCCGCGAGCTCGAGGCGAAGATCATCGAGCTGGACAAGAACCGCAACAACGTGGTCCTGTCCCGCCGCGCCTACCTGGAGCAGACCCAGTCCGAGGTGCGCAGCGAGTTCCTCAACGCGCTCGCCAAGGGCCAGGTCCGCAAGGGCGTCGTGTCGTCCATCGTCAACTTCGGTGCCTTCGTGGACCTGGGCGGCGTCGACGGCCTGGTGCACGTCTCCGAGCTGTCCTGGAAGCACATCGACCACCCGTCCGAGGTCGTCGAGGTCGGCCAGGAGGTCACGGTCGAGGTCCTCGACGTCGACATGGACCGCGAGCGCGTGTCCCTGTCGCTGAAGGCGACCCAGGAAGACCCGTGGCGCCAGTTCGCCCGCACCCACGCGATCGGCCAGATCGTGCCGGGCAAGGTCACCAAGCTCGTCCCGTTCGGCGCGTTCGTGCGTGTCGAGGAGGGCATCGAGGGCCTGGTGCACATCTCCGAGCTGGCCGAGCGCCACGTGGAGATCCCGGAGCAGGTCGTCCAGGTCAACGGCGACGTGATGGTCAAGGTCATCGACATCGACCTCGAGCGTCGTCGCATCTCGCTGTCGCTGAAGCAGGCGAACGAGGGCGTCACCGCCGAGACCGAGTTCGACCCGACCCAGTACGGCATGGCCGCCGAGTACGACGCCGAGGGCAACTACATCTACCCCGAAGGCTTCGACCCGGACACCCAGGAGTGGCAGGACGGCTTCGACAAGCAGCGTGAGGAGTGGGAGCGCCAGTACGCCGAGGCGCACACCCGTTACGAGGCCCACATGAAGCAGGTCGTCAAGGCCGCCGAGGCCGACGCGGAAGCGGCGGCCGACGCCGCGACCGGGGTCACCAGCAGCACCAGCTCCAGCGACGGCGGCGAGCAGAGCTACACCTCCGCTCCGGCCGAGGCCAAGAGCGGCGGCACGCTGGCCAGCGACGAGCAGCTCGCGGCTCTGCGCGAGAAGCTCTCCGGTGGCGCGTGA
- a CDS encoding OsmC family protein: MTQPEPGTVVVTDAGGGRYTQRITTAAHEFAADEPQSVGGDDAGPTPYDLLLASLGSCTAMTLRMYADRKGIPLVRTTVRLRHDRIHARDCERCETEVGMLSRITREISFEGDLDDEQRAKLLEIADKCPVHRTLTHEIAIDTRVV; encoded by the coding sequence ATGACCCAGCCGGAGCCCGGCACCGTTGTCGTCACCGACGCCGGCGGCGGCCGCTACACCCAGCGGATCACCACCGCGGCCCACGAGTTCGCCGCGGACGAGCCGCAGTCGGTGGGCGGCGACGACGCGGGGCCGACGCCGTACGACCTCTTGCTCGCCTCGCTGGGCTCCTGCACGGCGATGACCCTGCGGATGTACGCCGACCGCAAGGGCATCCCGCTCGTGCGCACCACCGTCCGCCTGCGCCACGACCGCATCCACGCGCGCGACTGCGAACGCTGCGAGACCGAGGTCGGCATGCTGAGCCGCATCACCCGCGAGATCTCCTTCGAAGGCGACCTGGACGACGAGCAGCGCGCGAAGCTGCTGGAGATCGCGGACAAGTGCCCGGTGCACCGGACGCTGACGCACGAGATCGCCATCGACACCCGGGTGGTCTGA
- a CDS encoding TetR/AcrR family transcriptional regulator, which translates to MREATKQKLFEATLRLSASRGLVGLTVDDIATEAGVAKGTVYYNFGSKDGLIDGLLRYGVDLAAGRLRAAVSDADPLTVIEAQIDVTLAFIAEYPGFSQILVSELWRTPGQWHDTLALLREELISIVKDQLQRLDDAGRLPAGVAIPTAAAGLFGTMLVVALDWQVFQPGRTRDEVRDAVMVLVRGLGRA; encoded by the coding sequence GTGAGAGAAGCGACCAAGCAGAAGCTCTTCGAGGCGACCCTGCGGCTTTCCGCCAGCCGGGGCCTCGTCGGGCTGACCGTGGACGACATCGCCACCGAGGCCGGCGTCGCCAAGGGCACCGTGTACTACAACTTCGGGTCCAAGGACGGGCTGATCGACGGGCTGCTGCGCTACGGCGTGGACCTGGCGGCCGGGCGGCTGCGGGCGGCGGTCTCGGACGCCGACCCGCTGACCGTGATCGAGGCGCAGATCGATGTCACGCTCGCGTTCATCGCCGAGTACCCGGGGTTCTCGCAGATCCTGGTCAGCGAGCTGTGGCGGACGCCGGGCCAGTGGCACGACACGCTGGCGCTGCTGCGCGAGGAACTGATTTCGATCGTCAAGGACCAGCTCCAGCGCCTCGACGACGCCGGGCGGCTGCCCGCGGGCGTGGCCATCCCGACCGCCGCGGCCGGGCTGTTCGGCACCATGCTGGTGGTGGCGCTGGACTGGCAGGTCTTCCAGCCGGGCCGCACCCGCGACGAGGTTCGCGACGCGGTGATGGTGCTGGTGCGCGGCCTCGGCCGGGCCTGA
- a CDS encoding GNAT family N-acetyltransferase translates to MTRFSALDPMLPPPAPPALGDRIDVATADGVRVTGGVQRHRHGPGDPPLLWSAAEVWQLFPDADTAGTEGFDLLLGALRSRLDTEAPAADSACVVNWPSRDAEAIRAFLDHGLAPLSALAVRTEGPPPPPVPGDAVIRLAGPADFDAVLALCTATFDYTGLVAHRRREQTAELLAPALRHTLDEPLTWLAEAEGEPVALAQCAWVDSGEGAEAAELLPPGRWGYVNNLVTVAGHRGSGVGRALMAHVHRELLGGGATATYLYYNPTNPLSSVFWHRQGYRPLWTSWEAHPASALR, encoded by the coding sequence ATGACCCGCTTCTCCGCGCTCGACCCGATGCTGCCGCCGCCCGCACCGCCCGCACTCGGCGACCGGATCGACGTCGCGACGGCGGACGGCGTGCGGGTGACCGGCGGGGTCCAGCGCCACCGGCACGGGCCCGGCGACCCGCCGCTGCTGTGGTCCGCGGCCGAGGTCTGGCAGCTCTTCCCCGACGCGGACACCGCCGGCACCGAGGGTTTCGACCTGCTGCTGGGCGCGCTGCGGTCCCGTTTGGACACCGAGGCGCCGGCCGCCGACTCGGCCTGCGTGGTCAACTGGCCGAGCCGCGACGCCGAGGCGATCCGCGCCTTCCTCGACCACGGGCTCGCGCCGCTCTCCGCGCTCGCGGTGCGGACCGAGGGCCCGCCCCCGCCGCCGGTTCCGGGCGACGCCGTGATCCGCCTGGCCGGCCCGGCCGACTTCGACGCCGTGCTGGCGCTCTGCACCGCGACGTTCGACTACACCGGGCTCGTCGCGCACCGGCGGCGGGAGCAGACCGCCGAGCTGCTCGCGCCCGCCCTGCGCCACACGCTCGACGAGCCTCTGACCTGGCTGGCCGAAGCCGAAGGCGAGCCGGTGGCCCTCGCCCAGTGCGCGTGGGTCGACTCGGGCGAGGGCGCCGAGGCGGCGGAGCTGCTGCCACCCGGGCGCTGGGGTTACGTGAACAACCTGGTGACCGTGGCCGGGCACCGCGGCTCCGGCGTCGGCCGGGCGCTGATGGCGCACGTCCACCGGGAGCTGCTCGGCGGCGGCGCCACCGCCACGTACCTCTACTACAACCCGACCAACCCGCTCTCGTCGGTGTTCTGGCACCGCCAGGGCTATCGTCCACTGTGGACGTCCTGGGAGGCGCACCCGGCGTCCGCGCTCCGCTGA
- a CDS encoding TetR/AcrR family transcriptional regulator, producing the protein MATRHLSVQPADQNSRKRFLDAALAVLTDRGVAGLTVRGVAEAAGASTITVYTRFGGRTGLLDALYERAFDLMREQLLDVPPETEDGLADLLEVALAYRRFALENPARYALMYERSVHDFDPDPELRKAVMRTTFVMFVDKIRRISRPGADLQQLGYLLWTSMHGLVSVELTMRSQTPLSDWFIENTDEANEDVYRTGVRAMCTGLGLRLRD; encoded by the coding sequence ATGGCCACCCGGCATTTGTCCGTGCAGCCCGCCGACCAGAACAGCCGCAAGCGGTTCCTCGACGCGGCGCTGGCGGTGCTGACCGACCGGGGCGTCGCCGGGCTCACCGTGCGCGGGGTCGCCGAGGCGGCCGGCGCCTCCACCATCACCGTGTACACCCGCTTCGGCGGGCGCACCGGACTGCTGGACGCCTTGTACGAGCGCGCTTTCGACCTGATGCGCGAGCAGCTGCTCGACGTGCCGCCCGAAACCGAAGACGGCCTCGCCGACCTGCTCGAGGTCGCGCTGGCCTATCGCCGCTTCGCGCTGGAGAACCCGGCGCGCTACGCGTTGATGTACGAGCGGTCGGTGCACGACTTCGACCCGGACCCGGAGCTGCGCAAAGCGGTGATGCGGACGACGTTCGTGATGTTCGTGGACAAGATCCGCCGGATCAGCCGGCCCGGCGCGGACCTGCAACAGCTCGGTTACCTGCTGTGGACGTCGATGCACGGCCTGGTCAGCGTGGAGCTGACAATGCGCTCGCAGACCCCGCTGAGCGACTGGTTCATCGAGAACACCGACGAGGCCAATGAGGACGTCTACCGCACCGGCGTGCGGGCGATGTGCACCGGCCTCGGCCTCCGCCTCCGCGACTGA
- the coaE gene encoding dephospho-CoA kinase, with amino-acid sequence MLRVGLTGGIGAGKSTVATRLAEHGAVLVDSDKIAREVVEPGTPGLAAVVAAFGEDVLAEDGSLNRPALAAKAFADEESRKRLNGIVHPLVGARTAELMAGAAQDAVIVHDIPLLVEGHLAPAYHLVVIVDAPMEVRVRRLVEARGMAEADARARIRAQASDAQRRAVADVWLDNGGAQDIVLAEVDALWADRLVPFEANVRLRRPRPPMSPVITPYDTTWPMQAERQLARLRQAAGDRLLRADHIGSTSVPGLPAKDVLDLQLTVSSLDDADAIAGAVCDAGFPLLEGEWVDDPQEDGAAPWPKRVHVGADPKRAVNVHVRSPETPSWRLALLFRDWIRAHPDERDAYAELKQQLARKHAADGTIEHYADEKQSWVNAAFTRAEAWAAQTSWTP; translated from the coding sequence ATGCTGCGAGTGGGATTGACGGGCGGAATCGGCGCGGGCAAATCGACGGTGGCCACCCGGCTCGCCGAACACGGCGCGGTGCTCGTGGACTCCGACAAGATCGCGCGCGAGGTCGTCGAGCCCGGCACCCCGGGACTGGCCGCTGTCGTCGCGGCGTTCGGCGAGGACGTGCTCGCCGAGGACGGCTCGCTGAACCGGCCCGCGCTCGCCGCGAAGGCTTTCGCCGACGAGGAGTCGCGCAAGCGGCTGAACGGGATCGTGCACCCGCTGGTCGGCGCGCGCACGGCCGAGCTGATGGCCGGGGCGGCGCAGGACGCGGTGATCGTGCACGACATCCCGCTGCTCGTCGAGGGGCACCTGGCCCCGGCGTACCACCTGGTGGTGATCGTCGACGCGCCGATGGAGGTCCGCGTCCGGCGGCTGGTCGAGGCCCGCGGCATGGCCGAGGCAGACGCGCGCGCCCGCATCCGCGCCCAGGCCAGCGACGCCCAGCGCCGCGCGGTCGCCGACGTCTGGCTCGACAACGGCGGCGCGCAGGACATCGTGCTCGCCGAGGTGGACGCGCTGTGGGCGGACCGGCTGGTGCCGTTCGAGGCCAACGTGCGGCTGCGCCGGCCGCGCCCGCCGATGTCGCCGGTCATCACCCCGTACGACACGACGTGGCCGATGCAGGCGGAGCGCCAGCTCGCCCGGCTGCGGCAGGCCGCGGGGGACCGGCTGCTGCGCGCCGACCACATCGGCTCGACGTCGGTGCCGGGCCTGCCCGCGAAGGACGTGCTCGACCTCCAGCTCACGGTGTCCTCTTTGGACGACGCCGACGCGATCGCCGGCGCGGTCTGCGACGCCGGCTTCCCGCTCCTGGAGGGCGAATGGGTCGACGACCCGCAGGAGGACGGCGCGGCCCCGTGGCCGAAGCGGGTGCACGTCGGCGCCGACCCGAAGCGCGCGGTGAACGTGCACGTGCGCTCCCCGGAAACGCCCTCGTGGCGGCTCGCGCTGCTGTTCCGCGACTGGATCCGCGCGCACCCGGACGAGCGTGACGCGTACGCGGAGCTGAAGCAGCAGCTCGCCCGCAAGCACGCCGCGGACGGCACGATCGAGCACTACGCCGACGAGAAGCAGAGCTGGGTCAACGCCGCCTTCACCCGCGCCGAGGCGTGGGCCGCGCAGACGTCCTGGACGCCGTGA
- a CDS encoding ABC transporter ATP-binding protein → MQVRADRVSLTGAHGILLPPTSLTAEEGCVTLVHGEPGVGVTALGLALAGRVKPTTGTVTTDAGGDLRDLVAVVDAREVSEPDEALTLRVVAGEELALAHRPAGKEDVARWLAAHDAAPFANSRFENLEPALRTRLLAALAAERRGIRVLVLVTPDRHTSDVESWASVAREHAERGLAVVVLAATTPVSALPYPPALIGSADQPEPVRLLVSTEGDDEA, encoded by the coding sequence GTGCAGGTACGAGCCGACCGGGTGTCCTTGACGGGCGCCCACGGCATTCTGTTGCCGCCCACCTCGCTGACCGCCGAGGAGGGCTGCGTGACACTCGTCCACGGCGAGCCCGGCGTCGGCGTCACCGCCCTCGGCCTCGCGCTCGCGGGCCGGGTCAAGCCGACCACCGGCACGGTGACCACCGATGCCGGCGGGGACCTTCGCGACCTGGTGGCGGTCGTCGACGCGCGCGAGGTGAGCGAGCCCGACGAGGCGCTCACCCTGCGCGTGGTCGCCGGTGAAGAGCTGGCGCTGGCCCACCGCCCGGCCGGCAAGGAGGACGTCGCGCGCTGGCTCGCCGCGCACGACGCCGCGCCGTTCGCGAACAGCCGCTTCGAGAACCTCGAGCCCGCGCTGCGGACCCGGCTGCTGGCCGCGCTGGCTGCCGAGCGCCGGGGCATCCGCGTGCTCGTGCTCGTCACCCCCGACCGGCACACCAGCGACGTCGAGTCGTGGGCCTCGGTCGCGCGGGAGCACGCCGAACGCGGCCTGGCCGTGGTCGTGCTCGCCGCGACCACGCCGGTCTCCGCCCTCCCCTACCCGCCGGCCCTGATCGGGTCGGCCGACCAGCCCGAACCGGTGCGGCTGCTCGTGAGCACCGAAGGAGACGACGAGGCATGA
- a CDS encoding YhgE/Pip domain-containing protein — protein MNAFRIALNELRRLSAGTLPKLAMAALVLVPLLYASFYLYANYDPYGRLDKLPAAVYTTDAGAKDSSGAERNIGREVTDELTKSGTFQWHEVSEKDANDGVRDDKYSFAIGIPRDFSAALLSSGNFTPQQATITLSTNDSNNYLAGTIAKQVADQVRKTIQEKVGSEAADRFLVGFSTIYGKISDATGGAQQLADGAAKLQTGQHQLADGASQLATGSGTLATGLSTLKSSTAQLPSQTQQLASGAGQVADGNQKVADAASLAASASSGIQSQLDSYRAQLSTDLHNAGLTDAQANAILDRADQLRSPVDQANTKIQAANGDLAKLASGARQVSDGAQQLAAASPQLTSGIAQASDGANQLRDGAAKLNDGEKTAVTGTDQLASGAAQLRDGLAAGLKQIPNPDDPTRTATANTIADPVAVTSNGVASAGTYGAGLAPFFISLATWIGAFVLFLLIRPLSTRALTAGASPLRVALGGWLSSAVLGIAQVIVLFAAVTWLVGIHIAHPLGAIGFAILVSLAFTSVVHALNAFFGAVGKFLGLVLLVLQLVSAGGTFPWQTIPDALYPLHVVLPMGYAIDGFRHLLYTGASLQILGDIGVLAAYLVGGVLLSTLAARKHRVWSVSALKPELSL, from the coding sequence CTGAACGCGTTCCGCATCGCCCTCAACGAACTGCGCCGGCTGTCCGCCGGCACCCTGCCGAAGCTGGCGATGGCCGCGCTCGTGCTCGTGCCGCTGCTGTACGCGTCGTTCTACCTGTACGCGAACTACGACCCGTACGGCCGGCTCGACAAGCTGCCCGCCGCCGTCTACACCACCGACGCCGGGGCCAAGGACTCCAGCGGCGCGGAGCGCAACATCGGCCGCGAGGTGACCGACGAGCTGACCAAGTCCGGCACCTTCCAGTGGCACGAAGTGTCCGAAAAGGACGCCAACGACGGCGTGCGCGACGACAAGTACTCCTTCGCCATCGGCATCCCGCGCGACTTCTCCGCCGCGCTGCTGTCCTCGGGCAACTTCACCCCGCAGCAGGCCACGATCACGCTGTCCACCAACGACTCCAACAACTACCTGGCCGGCACCATCGCCAAGCAGGTGGCCGACCAGGTGCGCAAGACCATCCAGGAGAAGGTGGGCAGCGAGGCCGCCGACCGGTTCCTGGTCGGGTTCTCCACCATCTACGGCAAGATCTCCGACGCCACGGGCGGCGCGCAGCAGCTCGCCGACGGCGCGGCGAAGCTGCAGACCGGGCAGCACCAGCTCGCCGACGGCGCGAGCCAGCTGGCCACCGGGTCCGGCACCCTGGCCACCGGGCTGAGCACGCTGAAGTCGAGCACCGCGCAGCTGCCTAGCCAGACCCAGCAGCTCGCGTCCGGCGCCGGGCAGGTCGCCGACGGCAACCAGAAGGTGGCCGACGCCGCCTCGCTGGCCGCCTCCGCGTCGTCCGGCATCCAGAGCCAGCTCGACAGCTACCGCGCCCAGCTGAGCACCGACCTGCACAACGCCGGGCTCACCGACGCGCAGGCGAACGCGATCCTGGACCGGGCCGACCAGCTGCGCTCCCCCGTCGACCAGGCGAACACCAAGATCCAGGCGGCGAACGGCGATCTGGCGAAGCTCGCGAGCGGCGCGCGCCAGGTTTCGGACGGCGCGCAGCAGCTCGCCGCCGCCTCGCCGCAGCTGACCAGTGGCATCGCGCAGGCCTCCGACGGCGCGAACCAGCTGCGCGACGGCGCGGCGAAGCTGAATGACGGGGAGAAGACCGCCGTCACCGGCACCGACCAGCTCGCCAGCGGCGCCGCGCAGCTGCGTGACGGGCTCGCGGCCGGGCTCAAGCAGATCCCGAACCCGGACGACCCGACCCGCACGGCCACGGCCAACACGATCGCCGACCCGGTGGCGGTGACCTCCAACGGCGTCGCGTCCGCGGGCACCTACGGCGCCGGGCTGGCCCCGTTCTTCATCTCGCTGGCGACCTGGATCGGCGCGTTCGTGCTGTTCCTGCTGATCCGGCCGCTGTCCACGCGGGCGCTGACCGCGGGCGCGTCGCCGCTGCGGGTGGCCCTCGGCGGCTGGCTGTCCTCGGCCGTGCTCGGCATCGCGCAGGTGATCGTGCTGTTCGCCGCGGTGACCTGGCTTGTCGGCATCCACATCGCGCATCCGTTGGGCGCCATCGGTTTCGCGATACTGGTATCGCTGGCGTTCACTTCGGTGGTGCACGCGCTGAACGCGTTCTTCGGCGCCGTGGGCAAGTTCCTCGGGCTGGTGCTGCTGGTGCTGCAGCTGGTCAGCGCGGGCGGCACGTTCCCGTGGCAGACGATCCCGGACGCGCTGTACCCGCTGCACGTGGTGCTGCCCATGGGCTACGCGATCGACGGCTTCCGCCACCTGCTCTACACCGGCGCCTCGCTGCAGATCCTCGGCGACATCGGGGTGCTGGCGGCCTACCTGGTGGGCGGGGTCCTGCTGTCCACGCTGGCGGCGCGCAAGCACCGCGTGTGGTCGGTCTCGGCGCTCAAGCCCGAGCTGAGCCTGTAG